One genomic segment of Thermodesulfobacterium sp. TA1 includes these proteins:
- the rpiB gene encoding ribose 5-phosphate isomerase B: protein MKIVIASDHAGYFLKEKIKDFLVKEGYEIVDVGCYSHVAVDYPEYGVKAVEKILQGDVERGILICGTGIGMSIVANRFAGIRAALCHEPFSAKMARLHNNANVLVLGGRMIGDGMAVEIVKTFLETPFEGGRHERRLELIEKLKNFR from the coding sequence ATGAAAATTGTGATAGCTTCAGACCATGCAGGATATTTTCTTAAAGAAAAAATAAAGGATTTTTTGGTCAAAGAGGGGTATGAGATAGTAGATGTAGGTTGTTATTCTCACGTAGCGGTTGATTATCCTGAATATGGGGTTAAGGCTGTAGAAAAGATTTTACAAGGAGACGTAGAAAGAGGTATTCTTATCTGTGGTACAGGGATAGGGATGAGTATCGTAGCTAATAGATTTGCAGGAATAAGAGCGGCTCTATGTCATGAGCCTTTTTCAGCTAAGATGGCAAGACTTCATAACAACGCCAACGTACTTGTGCTTGGCGGAAGGATGATCGGAGACGGGATGGCGGTAGAGATAGTTAAAACCTTTCTGGAAACACCTTTTGAAGGAGGGAGGCACGAGCGTAGGCTCGAACTAATAGAAAAACTTAAAAACTTTAGATGA
- a CDS encoding NAD(P)H-hydrate dehydratase has protein sequence MQVVKASEMKELDRWFIQEVGLPAEVLMERAGLAVAEAIQEAYPVDNFSHVLVVCGPGNNGGDGMVCARYLANFGYEVEVVLVSGKETYQGEALTNLKVLENLGFMPEEVGYIVEFRKILYDFSPEIIVDAIFGTGLKRPIEGNLAIMVEEINFYRKNRGCKVVAVDMPSGVCADTGQVLGTAVKADLTVTFELPKVGQFVYPGKEHVGILKVCPIGFFKPLLEKKGPKRYLIDLNWAKKVFKPRKGYTHKGLFGHLLVLAGSKGKSGAGLLSAIGALRGGAGLVTLASTKSLQPVYASMLPEVLTSGLEENQRGEVSYTNLEYLVSLCENKTALVIGPGLGLSEEVKKLFWGLLEKVVVPVVIDADGLTIASENPERLKEISCPKILTPHPGEAERLLKVSKKEILRDPLSSAKRLSEITGAVVVLKGPHTVISSPDGREGISVVDVPGLSQGGTGDVLSGLIGALLAQRYEIFEAACLGVFLHGWAGNRLSSEKGPFGYLASEVAHKIPEVLKEISYDRP, from the coding sequence ATGCAGGTAGTAAAGGCCTCTGAGATGAAGGAACTCGATAGATGGTTTATCCAGGAGGTAGGGCTTCCTGCCGAGGTTTTGATGGAAAGAGCAGGGTTGGCTGTGGCTGAAGCCATTCAAGAAGCCTACCCGGTTGATAACTTTTCCCATGTTTTAGTGGTTTGTGGACCTGGAAATAATGGCGGAGATGGAATGGTATGTGCAAGATATCTTGCTAACTTTGGATATGAAGTAGAGGTGGTCTTGGTTTCAGGAAAAGAAACCTATCAGGGAGAGGCCTTGACCAACCTTAAGGTACTTGAGAATTTAGGTTTTATGCCTGAAGAGGTAGGTTATATCGTTGAGTTTAGAAAGATTCTTTATGATTTTTCTCCTGAAATAATAGTAGACGCTATTTTTGGGACAGGACTAAAAAGGCCTATCGAAGGCAACTTAGCTATCATGGTAGAAGAGATCAATTTTTATAGGAAGAATAGAGGATGTAAGGTAGTAGCGGTAGACATGCCTTCTGGAGTTTGTGCTGATACAGGTCAAGTGCTGGGAACAGCGGTTAAGGCCGACCTTACGGTTACCTTTGAGCTTCCCAAGGTAGGGCAGTTTGTCTATCCGGGTAAGGAGCATGTAGGCATCCTTAAAGTTTGTCCTATAGGTTTTTTTAAACCATTGTTAGAAAAAAAAGGACCAAAAAGGTATCTTATCGATTTAAACTGGGCTAAAAAAGTTTTTAAACCAAGAAAGGGCTATACCCATAAAGGGCTTTTTGGCCATCTGCTTGTCTTAGCAGGAAGCAAGGGAAAAAGCGGGGCTGGATTACTTTCTGCGATAGGAGCTTTAAGAGGCGGGGCTGGGCTGGTAACCTTAGCCTCTACTAAAAGTCTTCAACCGGTATATGCATCTATGTTGCCTGAGGTCCTAACCTCAGGTCTTGAGGAAAACCAAAGAGGAGAGGTTAGCTATACAAACCTTGAGTATTTAGTCAGTCTTTGCGAAAATAAAACTGCATTAGTAATCGGTCCTGGACTTGGGTTAAGTGAAGAGGTAAAAAAGCTTTTTTGGGGATTATTAGAGAAGGTCGTGGTTCCTGTGGTGATAGATGCAGACGGTCTAACCATAGCTTCTGAAAACCCAGAAAGACTTAAAGAGATTTCTTGTCCAAAGATACTTACTCCTCATCCTGGTGAGGCAGAAAGGCTGCTTAAGGTATCTAAAAAGGAAATCTTAAGAGACCCCCTTTCTTCGGCTAAGAGGCTTTCTGAAATAACAGGAGCGGTGGTGGTGCTAAAAGGTCCTCATACGGTAATTTCCTCCCCAGACGGAAGGGAAGGTATTTCAGTAGTTGATGTTCCTGGTCTTTCTCAGGGAGGCACTGGAGATGTGCTTTCTGGGTTGATAGGGGCATTGCTTGCCCAGAGGTATGAAATTTTTGAGGCAGCTTGCTTAGGGGTGTTTTTACACGGATGGGCAGGAAATAGACTTTCTTCTGAGAAAGGACCTTTTGGTTATTTAGCTTCAGAGGTAGCTCACAAAATTCCAGAAGTTTTAAAGGAGATAAGTTATGATAGACCTTAG
- a CDS encoding A24 family peptidase, whose protein sequence is MSSFWVVVVLGIFGLVLGSFFNVVIYRWSEGLSIISPIRSYCPVCKTELKWYYNIPILSYVFLKGRCAYCKTPISLRYPLVELLTALIGITIYFKFKPVYGWATFWVFWFFLCMLLVISFIDLRIKEIPDRLSLGLMLIGVVASLLGLNPWVGFEESLVSMLAGIGLLFLINEVYYHLAKRDGLGMGDFKLMGGIGAFLGYKSFYWVLLIASFSGILIFLLVVFWYRFKGVYKDLDLKTEIPFGPFLAFGAAFYTFFLEWLSLLFF, encoded by the coding sequence ATGTCGTCCTTTTGGGTGGTTGTAGTCTTAGGGATTTTTGGTTTAGTTTTAGGTAGTTTTTTTAATGTGGTTATCTATCGCTGGTCTGAAGGTTTGTCCATAATAAGTCCTATTAGGTCCTATTGCCCTGTTTGTAAAACCGAGCTTAAGTGGTACTACAACATTCCGATTTTGTCTTATGTTTTTTTAAAAGGAAGATGTGCTTACTGTAAAACCCCTATCTCTTTAAGATATCCTTTGGTAGAGCTATTAACCGCCCTTATAGGGATAACTATTTATTTTAAGTTTAAGCCTGTTTATGGGTGGGCAACCTTTTGGGTTTTTTGGTTTTTTTTGTGTATGCTTTTGGTAATAAGCTTTATAGACTTAAGGATTAAAGAAATACCAGACCGGCTTAGTTTGGGGTTGATGTTAATAGGGGTGGTAGCCTCTTTGTTAGGGTTAAATCCTTGGGTTGGGTTCGAAGAAAGTTTAGTATCTATGTTGGCTGGGATAGGGCTTCTTTTTTTGATCAACGAAGTTTATTATCATTTGGCTAAGCGAGACGGCCTTGGTATGGGTGATTTTAAGCTGATGGGTGGTATAGGTGCCTTTTTAGGTTATAAAAGTTTTTACTGGGTACTTTTGATAGCTTCTTTCTCAGGGATACTAATTTTCTTGTTAGTGGTTTTTTGGTATAGGTTCAAAGGGGTTTATAAGGATTTAGACCTAAAAACAGAGATTCCGTTTGGGCCCTTTTTAGCCTTTGGGGCTGCTTTTTATACCTTTTTCTTAGAGTGGTTGTCTCTCCTTTTCTTCTAA
- the acpP gene encoding acyl carrier protein yields MSVEEKVIDIIAQKLNLSKDQVKPEASFIEDLGADSLDLVELVMAMEEAFGMEVPDEDAEKLRTVQDVIDYVKSKVGN; encoded by the coding sequence ATGTCTGTAGAAGAAAAGGTTATCGACATCATCGCTCAAAAACTTAATCTTTCTAAGGATCAGGTCAAGCCAGAGGCGTCTTTTATTGAAGACCTTGGTGCTGATTCTTTAGACTTAGTAGAGTTGGTTATGGCTATGGAAGAAGCCTTTGGGATGGAAGTGCCTGACGAAGACGCAGAAAAATTAAGAACCGTCCAAGATGTTATAGACTATGTAAAGTCTAAAGTAGGAAACTAA
- a CDS encoding LptF/LptG family permease, whose protein sequence is MRLKPKIYQIYIWQEFLKVSLVLSFVFVGFYLVIDFFEKLGDFLKFGKSFYLFLTYIFWKNWINFYEIFPFVLGLSGVLTLFFWAKTNELLGFLSLGLAKGVLLCEIGKALLFFGVLGGVVLNLVLPTATFKSLYTWEYKIVGKKKQQVVFGDQIFLAGEDCYLVAKPLEQKGEYLGEITVVVYDKDRKVSEVVWAESGHYVKGTWELKEVVRQKREKDFAPEFLSKVSYRFSFEPDTLTIVKKPIYFLSIPELIERARFLAKVNSPFEEVISELFLKGLYLLLPFLLAILPVFVFLRFYVPNDWKKGALFSVGIFFVNLMYFLFFQTLLRKGFMVGIPALAAWGIGMIIWYFWQGYLVFFKKSGKN, encoded by the coding sequence ATGAGACTTAAGCCTAAAATTTATCAAATCTATATTTGGCAGGAGTTTTTAAAGGTTTCGTTGGTTCTATCGTTTGTTTTTGTTGGGTTTTATCTGGTGATAGATTTTTTTGAGAAATTAGGAGATTTTTTAAAGTTCGGTAAGTCTTTTTATCTATTTCTAACCTATATTTTTTGGAAAAATTGGATTAATTTTTACGAGATTTTCCCGTTTGTATTAGGGCTTTCTGGGGTATTGACCTTGTTTTTTTGGGCGAAGACTAACGAACTGCTTGGTTTTCTTTCTTTAGGATTAGCTAAAGGGGTATTACTTTGTGAAATAGGGAAGGCTCTTTTGTTTTTTGGGGTTTTAGGTGGGGTGGTCCTTAATTTGGTCCTTCCTACGGCTACGTTTAAATCTCTTTATACCTGGGAATACAAGATTGTAGGAAAAAAGAAACAACAAGTAGTTTTTGGAGACCAGATTTTTTTGGCAGGAGAAGACTGTTATTTGGTAGCTAAGCCTCTTGAGCAAAAAGGGGAATACTTAGGAGAGATTACGGTGGTGGTGTATGATAAGGATAGAAAGGTTTCTGAGGTGGTGTGGGCAGAAAGTGGGCATTATGTTAAAGGAACCTGGGAGCTTAAGGAGGTTGTGCGACAAAAAAGGGAAAAAGACTTTGCCCCAGAGTTTTTATCTAAGGTTTCTTACCGGTTTTCTTTTGAGCCTGATACCTTAACTATAGTAAAAAAGCCGATCTATTTTCTTTCTATTCCTGAATTGATAGAAAGAGCAAGGTTTTTAGCTAAAGTCAACAGTCCTTTTGAAGAGGTTATCTCTGAGTTGTTTCTTAAGGGGCTTTATCTTTTGCTACCTTTTTTACTTGCTATTTTACCGGTTTTTGTTTTTTTAAGGTTTTATGTGCCTAACGATTGGAAAAAAGGTGCTCTTTTTAGTGTAGGAATTTTTTTTGTAAACTTGATGTATTTTTTGTTTTTTCAAACCCTTTTAAGAAAAGGTTTTATGGTTGGTATCCCTGCACTTGCAGCCTGGGGGATAGGGATGATAATCTGGTATTTTTGGCAAGGTTATCTTGTTTTTTTTAAAAAATCTGGTAAAAATTAG
- a CDS encoding DUF4390 domain-containing protein, whose protein sequence is MKKLCLSLFLFFLFFSSSLALEIKQAKIYRSHSQLILSLFFKNFPVQEIVLALKEQKHPVYLNFSFEFFKKRFLLSDVLIHKELYTQKLYYDPEVNLYFLEDNFGLKSFESPEELVLQILSLDSYPLRFQVKNNLSTLYLKTNLEISYQTHLSKDLRFTKKERKIRLKAEKIFSLDEISNQN, encoded by the coding sequence ATGAAAAAACTTTGCTTAAGCCTTTTTTTGTTTTTTCTCTTTTTTAGTTCTTCTCTGGCTTTAGAGATAAAACAAGCCAAAATATACCGATCCCACAGTCAACTTATTCTAAGTCTTTTTTTTAAAAATTTTCCAGTTCAAGAAATAGTTCTTGCTTTAAAAGAGCAAAAACATCCTGTTTACCTGAACTTTTCCTTTGAGTTTTTCAAAAAACGTTTTCTTTTAAGTGATGTGCTTATCCATAAAGAATTATACACGCAAAAACTTTATTATGACCCAGAAGTAAACCTTTATTTTTTAGAAGACAACTTTGGACTGAAAAGTTTTGAAAGCCCAGAGGAACTTGTCCTTCAAATCCTTTCTTTAGACTCCTATCCTCTAAGGTTTCAGGTTAAAAACAACCTTTCAACCCTTTATCTCAAAACTAATTTAGAGATTAGCTATCAAACCCACCTTTCTAAAGACCTAAGATTTACAAAAAAAGAACGAAAAATACGTCTAAAAGCAGAAAAAATCTTTTCTCTCGATGAGATTAGTAACCAAAATTAA
- a CDS encoding PilZ domain-containing protein, translating to MIDLRRFPRCPTRLKAYFPGDEDVYEVVNISYKGCFVRGKKNISVRKMVFFEIEIPEIGVIPVYGLVVHHGTEKEPGLGIEILEIERQLLPVWNYYLKALLNIEEAKKVYQKYLETAKELQENSSEKD from the coding sequence ATGATAGACCTTAGAAGGTTTCCACGGTGTCCTACCAGGCTTAAAGCTTATTTTCCTGGGGATGAAGATGTTTATGAGGTAGTTAACATTTCTTACAAAGGTTGTTTTGTTCGTGGGAAAAAAAACATTTCTGTAAGGAAGATGGTTTTCTTCGAGATAGAAATCCCAGAAATAGGGGTAATTCCTGTATATGGGTTGGTGGTTCATCATGGCACTGAAAAAGAGCCAGGTTTGGGTATAGAGATATTAGAGATAGAAAGACAACTCCTGCCTGTTTGGAATTACTATCTTAAGGCGCTTTTAAACATAGAAGAAGCCAAAAAGGTTTATCAGAAATACTTAGAAACCGCTAAAGAACTCCAGGAAAATTCTTCTGAGAAGGATTGA
- a CDS encoding Lrp/AsnC family transcriptional regulator: MKKEVLSEKEWLVLKDLIKGLPFCEKPFLEIAKKHHLSQEEVLEVIKSLFKKKVITRLGITLRHNLAGIEGNAMVAWKVDEEKAEEIGKLLAQRPYISHCYLRKTYPDWPYNLYTMVHGKSREEVLSMIKGIAEEFEIKDYEVLFTQKEIVRKHARYDLDL; encoded by the coding sequence TTGAAAAAAGAAGTTTTGTCTGAAAAAGAATGGCTGGTTTTAAAAGATTTAATAAAAGGGCTTCCTTTTTGTGAGAAACCCTTTTTAGAAATAGCTAAAAAACACCATCTTTCTCAAGAAGAGGTCCTTGAGGTAATAAAAAGCCTTTTTAAAAAGAAAGTTATCACCAGGCTTGGCATAACCTTAAGACACAACCTTGCAGGCATAGAAGGGAATGCGATGGTTGCCTGGAAGGTAGATGAAGAAAAGGCAGAAGAGATAGGAAAACTTTTGGCTCAAAGGCCTTATATATCCCACTGCTACCTACGTAAAACCTATCCAGACTGGCCATACAATCTATATACCATGGTCCACGGAAAATCAAGAGAAGAGGTTTTGTCTATGATTAAAGGTATTGCAGAAGAGTTTGAGATTAAGGACTACGAAGTCCTTTTTACTCAAAAAGAAATCGTAAGAAAACATGCCCGATATGATTTAGACCTATGA
- a CDS encoding holo-ACP synthase, which yields MNVIGIGVDLVYLPKIKRIYSIYQNRFLVKVFHPKEVSLALKRKEPSVYLASSFAAKEAFYKALGGYQPFIWKEISLLRDLNSGKPLIEIEGRALEVFKKRGGKECWVSLSHEKDYVVCMLVITGCEEELVCR from the coding sequence ATGAATGTAATTGGTATAGGAGTAGATTTAGTATATTTACCTAAAATTAAAAGAATTTATTCTATTTATCAAAACCGGTTTTTAGTTAAAGTTTTTCATCCTAAAGAGGTTTCTCTTGCCCTAAAACGCAAAGAACCCTCTGTCTATTTAGCTTCTTCTTTTGCTGCCAAAGAGGCCTTTTATAAGGCTTTAGGGGGTTATCAACCTTTTATCTGGAAGGAAATAAGTCTACTTAGAGACCTAAACTCAGGAAAACCTTTGATAGAAATAGAAGGTAGGGCTTTAGAGGTGTTTAAAAAAAGAGGAGGAAAGGAATGTTGGGTTAGCCTTTCTCATGAAAAGGATTATGTGGTATGCATGTTGGTAATAACCGGATGTGAGGAGGAGTTGGTATGCAGGTAG
- a CDS encoding PAS domain-containing sensor histidine kinase: MRLVTKIKDFLKKHKIFIGLLVGLFFSLWIEFNLFDFSFFTLTQKNLILFLLFQINLILILLLLYFIFRYIIKIFYEIRIKKISKSLKIKLFLIYFISIVFPSLVLVLGSFFFFKKTLDYWLKEFLEEKVLTVILKPEDYIKDIERDLLSKGQKIIQEYLTQTEEIKSSVLRERYRYFMRVDSIEVFDWKGTLVKKTYSSEISQKIGIAPSFLEKLKASQGPLSEVSLVNSNPYLRVFIPFYDQTGKPLLLAIGKFLKIEDFTGEKEIVEKRYFKTFKQFLMAAGTLVLLLVVFVGVWVGSKIGRNLTEPLQNLVVAAQKISKKDFNLEEIKVNAPSDDEVGRLIKAFNEMTKKIKEYEEEVQNYNRYLLSVLDHLPVGILVLTPDLKVKFSNQNLKRLIEIYGFSTLEELIERLNLPTLLSQIDLTKPFYTTLSWSKEEKEVSLGITLLKLEFLKNLEYLLIFENLEEKERLKRLSFWKEVALRVSHEIKNPLTPIKLSVERLKRQLEKTLEGEKKEVLLRTTNIIEKYIEELRKLATDFHYFTKNPVLNLEKGTILESILEVVSLYEIAYPEVKFHLKVEDEGQCLFDHFQLKRVWVNLLDNSIKAMHEKGEIFVSINREKDWILIKIEDTGEGVPWEITEKINQGDLLSLKDLGTGLIMVYSIINLHKGYINLCKKEEKGTSIIIKLPVQRNALEEKERQPL, encoded by the coding sequence ATGAGATTAGTAACCAAAATTAAAGATTTTTTAAAAAAACATAAGATATTTATAGGACTTTTAGTCGGGCTATTTTTTTCCTTATGGATTGAGTTTAATCTCTTTGACTTTTCCTTTTTTACCCTTACTCAAAAGAACCTTATTCTTTTTCTTCTGTTTCAAATAAACCTCATATTAATCCTTCTTCTCCTCTACTTCATTTTTCGGTATATCATCAAAATTTTTTATGAAATCCGAATAAAAAAAATTTCTAAAAGCTTAAAAATAAAACTCTTTCTTATCTATTTCATTTCGATTGTATTTCCCTCTTTGGTGTTGGTGCTTGGTAGTTTCTTTTTCTTTAAGAAAACCTTAGATTACTGGCTTAAAGAATTCTTAGAAGAAAAGGTTTTAACCGTTATCTTAAAACCTGAAGACTATATTAAAGACATCGAAAGAGACCTTCTTTCTAAAGGACAAAAAATTATCCAAGAATATCTTACCCAAACCGAAGAAATCAAAAGTTCGGTCTTAAGAGAAAGGTATCGTTATTTTATGCGGGTAGACTCAATAGAGGTTTTTGACTGGAAAGGCACCCTGGTAAAAAAAACCTATTCCTCTGAGATTTCCCAAAAAATCGGTATCGCCCCTTCTTTTTTAGAGAAACTAAAAGCCTCTCAAGGTCCTCTTTCTGAAGTCTCCTTGGTTAATTCAAACCCTTATCTAAGGGTCTTTATACCTTTTTATGACCAAACAGGCAAACCCCTTTTATTAGCCATCGGTAAATTTTTAAAAATAGAAGACTTTACAGGAGAAAAAGAAATAGTAGAAAAAAGATATTTTAAAACTTTTAAACAATTTTTGATGGCTGCAGGAACACTGGTCCTTCTTTTGGTAGTGTTTGTAGGAGTATGGGTAGGAAGTAAAATAGGAAGGAACCTAACAGAACCTTTGCAAAACTTGGTGGTGGCTGCTCAAAAAATTTCTAAAAAAGATTTTAATCTTGAAGAGATTAAAGTCAACGCCCCTTCAGACGATGAAGTCGGAAGGCTTATAAAAGCCTTTAATGAAATGACTAAAAAAATTAAAGAATATGAAGAGGAGGTACAAAATTACAACCGTTATCTACTCTCTGTGCTTGACCATTTACCTGTAGGGATTTTAGTCCTTACCCCTGACCTAAAAGTCAAATTTTCCAACCAAAACCTTAAAAGGTTAATAGAAATCTATGGTTTCTCAACCCTCGAAGAACTAATAGAAAGACTTAACCTTCCTACCCTTTTATCCCAAATAGACCTTACTAAACCTTTTTACACCACCCTTTCTTGGTCTAAAGAAGAAAAAGAAGTTAGCTTAGGGATTACCCTTCTTAAGCTGGAGTTTCTAAAAAACCTTGAATATCTATTAATCTTTGAAAACTTAGAAGAAAAGGAGCGTCTAAAAAGGCTTTCTTTCTGGAAAGAGGTAGCCTTAAGGGTATCCCATGAGATAAAAAATCCTTTAACCCCTATTAAACTTTCGGTAGAAAGATTAAAAAGACAGCTTGAAAAAACTTTAGAAGGAGAAAAAAAAGAGGTTTTGCTGCGCACCACCAACATCATAGAAAAGTACATAGAAGAACTACGCAAACTGGCTACGGATTTTCATTATTTTACCAAAAATCCTGTACTTAACTTAGAGAAGGGTACTATTTTAGAAAGCATCTTAGAGGTGGTTTCTCTTTATGAAATCGCCTATCCTGAAGTAAAATTTCATCTTAAAGTAGAGGACGAGGGACAGTGCCTTTTTGACCATTTTCAGTTAAAACGCGTTTGGGTTAATCTCTTAGATAACTCCATCAAGGCTATGCATGAAAAAGGAGAAATCTTTGTTTCTATCAACCGAGAAAAAGACTGGATACTTATTAAAATAGAAGACACCGGAGAAGGTGTACCTTGGGAAATTACAGAGAAGATAAACCAAGGAGACCTTTTAAGTTTAAAAGACTTAGGTACAGGTCTTATCATGGTATATTCTATCATCAACCTACATAAAGGATACATCAACCTCTGCAAAAAAGAAGAAAAGGGCACCTCGATTATCATCAAACTGCCTGTTCAAAGAAATGCTTTAGAAGAAAAGGAGAGACAACCACTCTAA
- the fabF gene encoding beta-ketoacyl-ACP synthase II, translated as MKRRVVVTGLGTVNPLGIGVEETWKNIKAGKSGIGRITKFDPSSLPSQIAGEVKNFKPEEFMSSKLISRIDTFIQYALASAKMALEDAGLPLQDLGPEVGSVVGVGMGGVGQVEYYTKIFDEKGYKRVSPFFIPMIIPNMAAGQIAINFGAKGPNLAVCTACAAGNHAIGEAYRLIREGLANIMICGGTESMITPLTIAGFSVIKALSTRNDEPEKASRPFDEKRDGFVIAEGCGILILEELEHALKRGAKIYAELIGYGFNADAYHMTAPAPDGEGAARCMELALKDAGISPQEVDYINAHGTSTPLNDVAETKAIKTVFGEHAYKLMVSSTKSMTGHLLGGAGGLEAVLTVMAIYDGVVPPTINLETPDPECDLDYVPNQARKVDIKIAMSNAFGFGGTNATLVFKKWEGK; from the coding sequence GTGAAAAGACGAGTAGTGGTTACTGGTCTGGGGACGGTTAATCCTCTTGGCATAGGGGTTGAAGAAACCTGGAAAAACATCAAGGCAGGCAAATCTGGTATCGGAAGGATTACTAAGTTTGACCCTTCTTCCCTTCCAAGCCAGATAGCAGGAGAGGTCAAGAATTTTAAACCAGAAGAGTTTATGTCTTCAAAGTTGATATCTCGTATAGATACTTTTATTCAGTATGCCTTAGCTTCAGCTAAGATGGCTTTGGAAGACGCAGGCCTTCCTTTGCAGGACTTGGGTCCTGAAGTTGGCTCAGTGGTTGGGGTTGGGATGGGTGGTGTAGGACAGGTTGAATATTATACTAAGATTTTTGATGAAAAAGGTTATAAGAGGGTAAGTCCTTTTTTTATTCCGATGATTATTCCCAACATGGCAGCAGGGCAGATAGCCATCAACTTTGGGGCCAAAGGTCCCAATCTTGCGGTATGCACGGCTTGTGCGGCAGGTAATCATGCTATAGGAGAGGCCTATCGATTGATAAGAGAAGGACTTGCAAACATCATGATCTGCGGTGGAACAGAAAGTATGATAACACCTTTAACCATAGCCGGTTTTTCGGTTATAAAGGCGCTTTCTACCAGAAACGACGAACCTGAAAAGGCTTCTCGTCCTTTTGATGAGAAAAGAGACGGGTTTGTGATAGCAGAAGGATGTGGCATTTTGATTCTTGAAGAACTTGAACATGCCTTAAAAAGAGGGGCTAAAATATATGCAGAGTTGATAGGCTACGGTTTTAATGCAGATGCCTATCATATGACCGCACCTGCTCCAGACGGAGAAGGAGCGGCAAGGTGTATGGAACTTGCGTTAAAAGATGCAGGGATTTCTCCTCAAGAGGTTGATTATATCAACGCCCATGGCACAAGCACCCCTCTTAACGATGTGGCAGAGACTAAAGCCATTAAGACAGTTTTTGGGGAGCATGCGTATAAGTTGATGGTGTCTTCTACCAAGTCTATGACCGGACATCTTCTTGGTGGTGCTGGTGGGCTTGAAGCGGTTTTAACAGTTATGGCCATCTATGATGGTGTGGTACCTCCTACGATAAATTTAGAGACCCCAGACCCAGAATGCGACCTCGATTATGTGCCCAATCAGGCAAGAAAGGTAGACATCAAGATAGCCATGTCAAACGCCTTTGGTTTTGGAGGCACCAACGCTACGTTGGTGTTTAAAAAATGGGAGGGCAAATAA
- a CDS encoding LptF/LptG family permease produces MKTFFRYQVKEYLFYTTLFFLLFSFIITLVKGIFGLQKLFELNPSLKEVFLYFGLLFLQLISFTLPLAAFLGVMFAVHRFKEERELLGFFSLGFRVKDFLKPLLFFICFVFLLLFLSYFYMVPYVKKLQKIMKFELTKRQFEEPLTEKKAVPIGESYVIYVEKTKKEKDVQEFERVVLLEKGLEKKQVFLAEKGRLYPKEGIFTLYQGEGFSLSKDKSVEVLKFGEYQFALVIKGVSQALEFGRGELSFVELKDKLKEVKTNRGQWFRYLTEYWDRVFYPLSVFLVVFQGFLTALFIKSHNRIFLFLTAVALYVVFYVGYQFCQSLAENGKVYPPLNFGLFYVSVGVLLLIETWFLFKKRHYRIYL; encoded by the coding sequence ATGAAGACTTTTTTTCGTTATCAGGTAAAGGAATATCTTTTTTATACAACTTTATTTTTTTTGCTCTTTAGTTTTATTATCACCCTGGTTAAAGGGATTTTTGGTCTTCAAAAACTTTTTGAACTTAACCCGTCTTTAAAAGAGGTTTTTCTATATTTTGGGCTCCTTTTTCTTCAATTAATTTCTTTTACTCTGCCTCTTGCAGCTTTTTTGGGGGTGATGTTTGCCGTTCATAGGTTTAAGGAAGAACGAGAACTCTTGGGATTTTTTAGTCTTGGTTTTAGGGTTAAAGATTTTTTAAAGCCACTTCTTTTTTTTATTTGTTTTGTTTTTTTATTGCTTTTTTTATCCTATTTTTATATGGTCCCTTATGTTAAAAAACTACAAAAAATTATGAAGTTTGAGCTTACCAAAAGGCAGTTTGAAGAGCCTTTGACAGAAAAAAAAGCGGTTCCTATAGGAGAAAGTTACGTCATCTATGTAGAAAAGACTAAAAAAGAGAAAGATGTTCAGGAGTTTGAAAGGGTTGTTTTGTTGGAAAAGGGTCTTGAGAAAAAACAGGTTTTTTTGGCAGAAAAGGGAAGGTTATACCCTAAGGAGGGGATATTTACCCTATATCAAGGAGAAGGTTTTTCCTTGTCTAAGGACAAAAGCGTTGAGGTTTTAAAGTTTGGGGAGTATCAGTTTGCTTTGGTTATAAAGGGGGTTTCTCAAGCCCTTGAATTTGGTAGAGGAGAGCTTAGTTTTGTAGAACTTAAGGACAAGCTAAAGGAGGTTAAAACAAATCGTGGACAATGGTTTAGGTATCTTACCGAGTACTGGGATAGAGTTTTTTATCCGTTAAGCGTATTTCTGGTGGTTTTTCAAGGTTTTTTAACCGCACTTTTTATAAAATCGCATAACCGGATTTTTTTATTTCTTACGGCTGTTGCCCTTTATGTGGTATTTTATGTAGGGTATCAGTTTTGTCAATCTTTAGCGGAAAACGGAAAGGTTTATCCTCCGTTAAATTTTGGGCTTTTTTATGTTTCCGTGGGTGTTTTATTGCTGATAGAGACTTGGTTTTTGTTTAAAAAGAGACATTATAGAATTTATCTATGA